The Megalobrama amblycephala isolate DHTTF-2021 linkage group LG16, ASM1881202v1, whole genome shotgun sequence genome includes the window ggttaaaaaaaatctcaggaTTTGTATGTGTGCATATTTGCGcgcgtgtgtgagagagaatatTACTCTCAGAATGGGCCTgtactactttttttttctccttagaATCATTTAAAGTGTGTGATAATTGTGTTTTTCTTTGAGTACATGAGTGTGCCTGCATGCTctgattttaatgtatttttcaaAGCCCAAAGctaaataattttaaacaaCTCTGCTTGATTTGTGACTAAATGTTCATACAGAGACATCACTCAAGGCTTCTAATACATAAAAAGAGGCTCATGTAGAGTGAGGTGCAGTGTGTCTGAACCTTTAAAGGAAGGAATATTGTCAGGAGCTGTGCAAGAAACTGTATATTTTGTCCTGACATTGCACCCACTTCCTTTTAGATTCTCTGAAAGGCCCTGATTTTCCTTTACTTTTCTCACTTTCATTTTTGAATACTTATAATTTGGTCAATAACTATGTAAATCTGTGTTATTTATATTAACATGCTCTTATTTATATTGATATACATTgtcaaacatatttttaatagaaTCTTTTGTCAAAAATAGTGATAGATATCCATTATGTGTAATTGTTTCATGCAATTgaacaaaaaagagaaaaataaaaattccaaaGTGCTTGAAATGATTCAATTCTTTACTTTTATTCATAAAACACCTGCATAGTGTTGTAATTCAGATAAAACAATGCTTTAATTGTATACTACCCTTAACAATTTTGGAATcagatttttcttattttattcaaagtctcttatgctcaccaaggctgcatttatttgatcaaaaatacagtaaattgtttaaaaaaaattaaaaacatttttaaaacttaatttattcctgtgatggcaatgctgaattttcagcatcatatgctgactgatgctcaagaaacatttattattattagcagtGTCTgggaaaattacttttaaaagtaatgcactaatataatgttattccctaaaaagtaactaagttactttttatggaaagtaatgtaacattacatttgcattactttttctcaacTGTCTGGGtttgcttgtttattttttaatagcaaaaaaagaagaaaaaaaataggttTATGTTTGGCAGACGGAAAGGCCCTTTTACACcgaaagtgaaatgaataagcctcaggctaaaggaaatgcaaattcaggCTTGTACAGCAGAAAGCACAGCGCAAACAAACCTTTCAACTTTGCTGCCATTCTGGTTTGCAGAAGATTAGAAGAGatgttcaacactcttacttcagcaataaaaactcaaaaatgaaacacaaatgtgatgtttatctcaAGTAATTTtggcttattagtatggttgaattggatcatcaaaGGTCAGCGGCAAATGCATTAGTTAATAAACTGagaaagtgagattaaatacataaagtatgtttgtgtaatttaacgtaattaattattgcaggtttgcgtttgtatttcactgtttttattcattttcaggaacactgaatgtgtttttgtgcaagtgagatgactaaatgcatgttcacatttagtatagaactacaataaccatcatgtttacatgTTGTGATCATATGTGTCGATCTTCTGCTATAAATCAGACATGCCCACCTGAGGGACTCGAGTATAAGGCACTAATTTTTGCTTAATAAAAGATTATGAACCATTTGAAGTATTTTGTCAAACATCACAGTCACAGTAAAAATCCTGCAATTCGGGAGATCTGTTTTAACTTGCTATAGTGCCTTTAATGTGTATTACTGTAGAAAGACAGTATAAAAAAGAGGCAACACACCCCCTAGTGGTTGCTATGACAAATGCAAACAATAATCAATACTGACTACAGCAAATCCACAACGTCTCATTAAAATCTTACCAAGTCAAACACTTTtatagatttaaaaaacaaacaaaacacctGCACAAAAGCaaacaatattattatattgttgaATTTCAGCAAACTTAAAGACATTAAAGTGATTTTGAACTACAGAACTTTGTGGTCATGtgaattaataaaatcttaCAATTGCATGGGCAGttatatacattaatataaatattcatttttatattcatattcagtagttatgatttttttcaggaAGAAATTctgtacacatttttttttttttccttaatcCTTATCCAATAAATCATAAATGAGTCGAAAAATCATGGGGTCTTTGAATATTGTTGTGGACAATAGGGCCTTGAAGTCAAAAACGTTGATAGTGGGATTGGacatttatgcattaaaaacattaaagctAATGTCAAAACTCAAGTGCACCATTCAGCATAGAAGTCACACAATTTAGACAttcaaaaatataaacttttCTACTTTGGAAAAATAGAGATGGCTTGATGGGATGCTACACAGAGGTTACTTTCTCATAGAAGAGGAATAGGAGTGTTTCCTGAGGAAGAAAGTAGACCTGACATGTTGTCTGCACTGGTGAATGCGGTTGTGCAGAGCCCGCTGAGATACAGCCCAGAAACACTGCCTTGCACCCCACCTTCAGTCTCCAATAGACCCCCACAGACCCCCACGCCATCCTGTGCTTGATTGGGACTGAGCTGGAGTAGTGACGGGGTTGTGTCCATAACTACCAGTGAATCCGGAGCGAGGCTGTCATTCCTCAGCTCCTCCCAAAGATTCCCTTTAAACAAAGACAGAGAACATGACATGAGCAAAAATAGACAGGGTAAGACATAgcaccatttttaattttacaggaATGAAAATGAGGTTGTGAGGGAGAGAATGCATGCATTCAGTGAACTGTACTGTTGATacatctttccaaaaaaaacaaaaaaaaaacactttcagcagacaaaaactcaaaacagttttaaaagttCTGAGAGGTGAAAATTACATGATCTGGGACCATGATCTGCCACGGGACACACAAATCAGATCTAAACAGTTGCGATACTCAGTGTAGACTTTCAATCATTTAGATCTAACTCGGTCTTACCATGTAATTGTAGATCTGTGAGGCTGGGATTTAATGCATCGACATCATTACTGTTTTCTCCGTCCAGCAGAAGCTCCTGCATGCTTGCTGTAGCACTGTGACCAGCCTGCAGGACGGTGCTGTAGCTTGGTGGGGTGTGTGCTGGTAAAGGTGAATCCAAGCTGCCTGTCCTGGGACTGGAGGGGTGCCCAGCACAGGGCTGATGGGTGACAGGAGAGTAGTACGGGAAAGCTGAAGGGTCTGGCGATAAGTAGGGGGGAGGCGGGACGACAGTTTGAGAGGGTAAAGGGCTGTAGAGAGACTTCTGATGCAGGACACTAGTCTCATGGACAGGTTGGTGTCCGTAGGCAGGATGCATGGCAGCTCTTAAGGAATGAGAATGTGAATGACTGCTTGGTAGACTGAAGGGAGCTCCAAGAGTCTTCAATTTTTCAGGCCTCTCCCCAAGCAGACGTTCCAGCTCCTCTGAAACAATAAGCATAATGGGAactataaatacacacatatatatatatgcactttATATTAATCATAGAATTCTGGGGGGAAAATGTATcgcagttttcacaaaaatatcagGCCGGACAATtgtttgataataataaaaagaaatgtttcttgtgcacAAAATAAgctttgaatgatttctgaaggatcatgtgacactgaagactggagtaataatgctaaATATTCAGccttgtcatcacaggaataaattacattttaaaattatattcacATACAaaaccgttattttaaattatttcacaatattactatttttgattaaataaatgcagccttggtgagcttaaaagacttctttcaaaaccaaTAAAAAAACACCCCAAACATACAGAATTTCGctgaaacattaaataaataaatacatgcattttatatataaatactacggaagaggattagggccaagcaataataaaaaaaataaaaccatctcgagattaaagttgttaaatttctagaaaaaactcgttaaatttcgagaaaaaagtcgaaataaaatgttgagaataaactcattaaattacaagaaaaaaagtcgagataaaatgttgagaataaagtcatttaattacgagaaaaaagtcgttaaattacaagaacaaatttgttaaattacgagagaaaaactcgttaaattacgagaaaaaaagtcgagataaaatgttgagaataaagtcattaaattacgagaaaaaagttgttaaattatgagaacaaattcgttaaattatgagaaaaatgtcgttaaatttcgagaaaaaagttgagataaaatgttgagaataaactcattaaattatgagaaaaaacgtgttaaatttcaagaaaaaagtcgaaataaaatgttgagaataaactcattaaattacaagaaaaaagtcgagataaaatgttgagaataaagtcatttaattacgagaaaaaagtcgttaaattacaagaacaaatttgttaaattacgagaaaaaaactcgttaaattacgagaaaaaaagtcgagataaaatgttgagaataaagtcattaaattacgagaaaaaagttgttaaattatgagaacaaattcgttaaattatgagaaaaatgtcgttaaatttcgagaaaaaagttgagataaaatgttgagaataaactcattaaattatgagaaaaaacgtgttaaatttcaagaaaaaagtcgaaataaaatgttgagaataaactcattaaattacaagaaaaaagtcgagataaaatgttgagaataaagtcatttaattacgagaaaaaagtcgttaaattacaagaacaaatttgttaaattacgagaaaaaaactcgttaaattacgagaaaaaaagtcgagataaaatgttgagaataaagtcattaaattacgagaaaaaagttgttaaattacgagaacaaattcgttaaattatgagaaaaatgtcgttaaatttcgagaaaaaagttgagataaaatgttgagaataaactcattaaattatgagaaaaaacgtgttaaatttcaagaaaaaagtcgagataaaatgttgagaataaacttgttaaattacgagaaaaaagttgttaaattacgagaacaaattcattaaattatgagaaaaatgtcgttaaatttcgagaaaaaagtcgagataaaatgttgagaataaactcattaaattacgagaaaaaagttgttaaatttcaagaaaaaagtcgagataaaatgttgagaataaactcgttaaattacgagaaaaaaactcgttaaattacgagaaaaaagttgttaaattacgagaacaagttcattaaattatgagaaaaatgtcattaaatttcgagaaaaaagtcgagataaaatgttgagaataaactcgttaaattacaagaaaaaagttgttaaatttcaagaaaaaagtcgagataaaatgttgagaataaacttattaaattacgagaaaaaaagtcgagataaaatgttgagaataaagtcattaaattacgagaaaaaagtcgttaaattatgagaacaaattcgttaaattatgagaaaaatgttgttaaatttcgagaaaaaagtcgagataaaatgttgagaataaactcattaaattacgagaaaaaacttgttaaatttcaagacaaaagtcgagataaaatgttgagaataagcttgttaaattacgagaaaaaactcgtttaaatttcaagaaaaaagttgagataaaatgttgagaataaacttgttaaattacgagaaaaaactcgttaaatttcaagaaaaaagttgagataaaatgttgagaataaaatcattaaattacgagaaaaaagtcgttaaattacgagaacaaattcgttaaattatgagaaaaattttgttaaatttcgagaaaaaagtcgagataaaatgttgagaataaactcattaaattatgagaaaaaacttgttaaatttcaagaaaaaagtcgagataaaatgttgagaataaactcgttaaattacgagaaaaaagtcgttaaattacgagaacaagttcattaaattatgagaaaaatgtcgttaaatttcgagaaaaaagtcgagataaaatgttgagaataaactcgttaaattacgagaaaaaaagttgagataaaatgttgagaataaagtcattaaattacgagaaaaaacttgttaaatttcaagaaaaaaagtttagataaaatgttgagaataaagtcattaaattaggAGAAAGAagttgttagattatgagaacaaattagttaaattatttgatgaatttTTTCTCGTGTAGTTAGGATTGGGGGGTGGGGTTAAGATTAGGCAATCAGGTAGAGGGTTTAATAATTTGGCATGGAGACACAACACCTGCACTGGGAACCTTGAATATTACAatctataaaataatacaatctATATACAATCTTCTTAATTAGCAGCTGAACCCTCTGCGCACCTGGTCGGGCCATGCTCCTCCGTACAGTCAGCGGGTCTTTACGTCTCCACTTGTGAAGTTCCTCCTGCATCTTCTCTACCTTCGCTGGGTTCAGGGCCCACAGACAGCCCTTTCGAGAGGAGTTCCCATTCTTGTTCTCTACTTTCTCAAAGCACTTGTTCAAAGAGAGGTTGTGTCGGACAGAATTCTTCCAGCCATCAGGTGCTGTCTAAGGAATCAGAAATGAAACATAAGGTTGTGAAGTGGTTGTTGACGGTGGTCGCTAAGCTGTTGCGAGGCAGtggctaaggtgttctgagtggttgccaTGATGTTGTTAGGGTATTCTAGGGTGTGCACAGAAAAACACTGAATCTAAAACAGAGATCCAGTTATTTCAGTCAGTtctctaaataaataaagaaatatctTTCTTACAACCTTTCAATCAGTGAAGTCAACACTGGATCGGTATGAATCTGCATGTTTACCTAATGATAAGCCAAAATAATGTCACATTGTAAATCCCTTTACCAGCACAGAGCCAAGAGGAGGATGAATTAATATTATCAGGCATATAAAAATCATGCCATGACAGGCATTTTCCACAAAGTTTGAGGAACAAATCTGTTTACATTCTGTATTTGCTACATTACTCATGAACAGCCCTTTGCCAGAATCCTCCTCTACTATTCACTGTAGATCAATGCATATTAGATGTAGAAATTTTTCTGAGAAGTGGTAGTGCAGTTTACCTTGAAATAGGGGAAATGATCTGTCATGAAGCTGTAGATCTCACTTACAGGCAGACTGCCTGTTTTGCTATTCCTCAGAGCCAGGAAGATGAGAATACTGCAAAGAAATATTCAACAATGAAGAATCATTAATAAGACAAGACTATTGtgatgcattgttttattttgatttgtttggAAGTATTGTcagttgtgatgtttttttttaatgttttcacaTATGCGTTTGGCAGGCACTTGCTAAAGTGACAGTGCATTCACATAATGTTTTATTGGTATGTGGTATAATGAATTATGATAGGAATTAATCTTTTCATAACAGATGACTGATTATATGGTTTAGCAGTTGTCagcagtttagtttttttattattatttgtaactACATTTGTATtgattaaatatatatgttttataagacattctgataaataaatatttgttaaaaaatatttgctGGTCATCATTTAATACAGTTAATTAGTATTACTGTATTATTTGatatattaaaattgtataGCGGCCCATAAACAGCCGCTAGTGAGGCATCTATTAATATATATCTATGGTTATGTTGTACATGTTTTGTTTCTGAAGGAATCAGTGTTttttcagtgactcactcagtCACTTGTCACCACCAACTGTAAGTAGCTTATAAATCCTCACCACAGACTGAAGCCTGTTTCACACATCCTCCGTTTGCAATGCATATGCAGTTTGTATGCGGTGCAGAAGCAGCACAGGCTCGTTGTGCTTTCACATAATAAGACGTGTTTGTGGTGCACAACTGATCCGCGGTTGTAACTATTAGTTCTCCATCAAtccattattttgttttcaaaaatcCAAAAGTCCTTAAAGTTACTGAAAATGCTTTTTTGGCATTGTGATTCTCTTTGTACACAATACAGTAATACAATCTTTCATAGATGtattcacatttaaaacaagaaatataAACGTTTTACTCCATTCATCACTTCTATGTATTTATATCTGCCTATTATGTGTTCAAGCAAAtgacaaacatttaaacatgGTACTTGTTGTAAAAATTTTTGGGCCCTGAGACTATTTAGAACTAACAGGTTTTAGATGATGTTTCAAAAGTGAtctattttgaaaatatgtctTAGTTTACCAGGATAATACAGGTAGGTGCATATACGTACCTGTAAGAGTAGACAGGTTTAGGGTAGAGTGTCTGGGCAGAATTGTCTTGAGATGTTTGTGATGAGAGGCTTTGGCTATAGTAGTGAGAAACCGTGTCTATTCCTCTTGAAGAGTAAAACTAGAGACAATACATACACACAATATAACTCTTCTCAATTTTAAAAAGTGTTGAAGACAATACTGTAGAGGAATGAATGCTTAATTGTGTAATTATTGGTAAATAAAAAACTAGTACATTATttgtagtgctgtcaaatcgattaatcgtgattaatcgcatgtaacaacagtttttaaatataatatatatgagtacattatgcacacacacatatatatcatcacgagtgtgatattgcatttatacaacagtttgaaGGCTCaagtatgtaaataaataagaacaacaactgAGTGTCATATAATTATGAAATAGAATTTTCCCCTTAACCCAAATCGttttgctctggaacaagtaatagattaataagaccaaagattgcccatttGATATACcccaaattaattatatttttagccACTAATGTTATCTaaataagagccagcggcaaatacCCGAATggctggccgagatgaagctgttctcttcGGGTACacaagcactgaacggccgctgacggcGTCAAAACAAATAGTAAAATAGCCGCTATGATTAAATACAAGTCACaaatttcaggtctaaacaactacattctcgcctaaaaacatttaaaactacagttcatggtacaacaagtgtagtatttgtaaaaacagTGGATTTGCTCGCCCGCCATGACAGTGATACAAGCGAagtgatacaaacagtgaaAAGGTAGGAGTACCATTATTACTAGTACTGTATATCGCACGgctgtcagccaatcagattcaagaaccagtaagaactgttgtatatatatttatacacacacaaacttttatgttatttgtcattaatcgtgattaatcatttTCACAGGACTAATTATTTTtgcttgtttaatttttaagctttcattaCATACTACACCCATGTTCAACAAGAGCAAATCTTCGTTATTTGTCTATTTGAGGATGTGGTAGAACTTCCTGCCAATGTTTTGACTGAAAATGCATCCAAAACCTGTTATAATGTGAGCATTTCTATCTACTAACACATGTCAAGGTTTGCCTACAGTAATCATATCAActtacactacagttcaaagtttggggtaagatttttatttatttatttatttatttatttgtttgtttgttattaattaaggatgcattaaattgatcaaatgtaacagtaaagactttaataatgttagatttatacaaacccgattccaaaaaagttgggacacaaggaatgcaataatttacaaatctcataaacttatattttattcacaatagactatagataacatatcaaaggTTGAaattgagacattttgaaatgtcatgccaaatattggctcattttggatttcatgagagctacacattccaaaaaagttgggacaggtagcaataagaggccggaaaagttaaatgtacatataaagaACAGCTgaaggaccaatttgcaacttattaggtcaattggcaacatgattgggtataaaaagagcctctcagagtggcagtgtctctcagaagtcaatgggcagaggatcaccaattcccccaatgctgtggcgaaaaataggagtttctcagagaaaaattgcaaagagtttgaagttatcatcatctacagtgcataatatcatccaaagattcagagaatctggaacaatctctgtgcgtaagggtcaaggccggaaaaccatactggatgcccgtgatcttcgggcccttagacggcactgcgtcacatacaggaatgctactgtaatggaaatcacaacatgggctcaggaatacttccagaaaacaaatacttgccggctaaaactctataggtcaaaaaagaagccatatctaaacttGATCCAGAAGCGTAGGCGTTTTCTCTGAGCCAAGGCCCATTTAAaaggactgtggcaaagtggaaaactgttctgtggtcagacgaatcaaaatttgaagttctttttggaaaactgggacaccatgtcatccggactaaagaggacaaggacaacccaagttgttatcagcgctcagttcagaagcctgcatctctgatggtatggggttgcatgagtgcgtgtggcatgagcagcttacacatctggaaaggcaccatcaatgctgaaaggtatatccaagttctagaacaacatatgctcccatccagacgtcgtctcattcagggaagaccttgcattttccaacatgacaatgccagaccacatactgcatcaattacaacatcatggctgcatagaagaaggatccgggtactgaaatggccagcctgcagtccagatctttcactcatagaaaacctttggcacatcataaagaggaagatgcgacaaagaagacctaagacagttgagcaactagaagcctgtattagacaagaatgggacaacattcctattcctaaacttgagcaacttgtctcctcagtccccagacgtttgcagactgttatagaAAGAAGAgcggatgccacacagtggtaaacatggccttgtcccaacttttttgagatgtgttgatgccatgaaatttaaaatcaacttatttttcccttaaaatgatacattttctcagtttaaacatttgatgtcatctatgttgtattctgaataaaatgttgaaatttccacatcattgcattctgtttttattcacaatttgtacttttttggaattggatttgtatttcaaaaaaaattattatatttttttttaactttctattcattaaagaatcctaaaatGATACatgcagacttggtgagcataCAAGACATACAtgaacaaacttttgaatgatatttatataattagtaTATCACACATTCTTTCCAGTGTACCTGATGTTGTAGAGGACTGATGGCACTGTACGTCTGATGGTTAACTGATGTGTAGCTGGGAGGATCTTCAGAGCTCGTCTGAGGCTCATTGTAGGGGTTTTGAGTTCCCTGCCCCAAGATCAGACCATGATTTACTTAGTTGTAACATATCATATTTTAATGCTTCTTTAGAAAGTGTAATAAGGACATCTGCTTGCACATCTGCCTGGCAAATCTTCTTGTTTCCATGTCTTTTGCCCCTGGCCTAAATATGCTGGCAAGAATTTAAAAGAGCCTTCAAAGTTTTATATACATATGTAAAACCTTGAAGGCTCTTTTAAACGAAATCCATGAAAACGAATAACTAAATACTGTGCAAAATCCTTTAAAAATGGGAAATCTCTTTTTTTCATCTGAACGAGAAATCTTAAATTTTCTGTTTAAACAGTCCCTCAGTCTCACCATGATGCTAGTCGTCTCCACATTAGTGCTTAATGGACTCCATGAGGATTGTTCCTCCAATCCATTGGCCGTAGTGAGTTTCCCAGCCAGTCCAGCTCTTCTGAGACAACTGAAGGTTTGAACCTCACTGATGGCCCCTTCACTGCATTGACGCCTGTACGGATGGTAGTGATTGTTCTCAGTCAGGCCAGATTCTTGTTCAACAGGGCTTCCGTCTATACTGTGTCTACGAAAGCGCTCTGCAATAGCACTCTTCTGCCTGTAGGGAACACTTTCTCTTTGGGAGTACAGTGTAAACCCCTCTCCAACACTGCTCTGGTGACACTAGGATtgaacaacaaaataatgtaaaaacacaTCTAATATCTATAA containing:
- the foxn1 gene encoding forkhead box protein N1 isoform X1 — protein: MRRQVVGTMSSASQGLSFPPVSSSSSSPIPSPCELQSFDPLGSPCFQMPESQCHQSSVGEGFTLYSQRESVPYRQKSAIAERFRRHSIDGSPVEQESGLTENNHYHPYRRQCSEGAISEVQTFSCLRRAGLAGKLTTANGLEEQSSWSPLSTNVETTSIMGTQNPYNEPQTSSEDPPSYTSVNHQTYSAISPLQHQFYSSRGIDTVSHYYSQSLSSQTSQDNSAQTLYPKPVYSYSILIFLALRNSKTGSLPVSEIYSFMTDHFPYFKTAPDGWKNSVRHNLSLNKCFEKVENKNGNSSRKGCLWALNPAKVEKMQEELHKWRRKDPLTVRRSMARPEELERLLGERPEKLKTLGAPFSLPSSHSHSHSLRAAMHPAYGHQPVHETSVLHQKSLYSPLPSQTVVPPPPYLSPDPSAFPYYSPVTHQPCAGHPSSPRTGSLDSPLPAHTPPSYSTVLQAGHSATASMQELLLDGENSNDVDALNPSLTDLQLHGNLWEELRNDSLAPDSLVVMDTTPSLLQLSPNQAQDGVGVCGGLLETEGGVQGSVSGLYLSGLCTTAFTSADNMSGLLSSSGNTPIPLL
- the foxn1 gene encoding forkhead box protein N1 isoform X2 gives rise to the protein MSSASQGLSFPPVSSSSSSPIPSPCELQSFDPLGSPCFQMPESQCHQSSVGEGFTLYSQRESVPYRQKSAIAERFRRHSIDGSPVEQESGLTENNHYHPYRRQCSEGAISEVQTFSCLRRAGLAGKLTTANGLEEQSSWSPLSTNVETTSIMGTQNPYNEPQTSSEDPPSYTSVNHQTYSAISPLQHQFYSSRGIDTVSHYYSQSLSSQTSQDNSAQTLYPKPVYSYSILIFLALRNSKTGSLPVSEIYSFMTDHFPYFKTAPDGWKNSVRHNLSLNKCFEKVENKNGNSSRKGCLWALNPAKVEKMQEELHKWRRKDPLTVRRSMARPEELERLLGERPEKLKTLGAPFSLPSSHSHSHSLRAAMHPAYGHQPVHETSVLHQKSLYSPLPSQTVVPPPPYLSPDPSAFPYYSPVTHQPCAGHPSSPRTGSLDSPLPAHTPPSYSTVLQAGHSATASMQELLLDGENSNDVDALNPSLTDLQLHGNLWEELRNDSLAPDSLVVMDTTPSLLQLSPNQAQDGVGVCGGLLETEGGVQGSVSGLYLSGLCTTAFTSADNMSGLLSSSGNTPIPLL